The window ATCTACTTCTTGATCAGATACTGAAATCCCTTGCTTTTTTGCTTCCTCAAGAATTATGGCTTTATCAATCAGTTGTACCAAGACTTCCTGTTTCAGCCCATTTTTTTCTTTGTCGGAAAGTTTCCTGGCTGTATTCTGGTAATAGTTAAGTATCATATTATACTGTTTGTCGAAATCAGCTTTAGTTATGTATGTATCATTCACCTTTGCAACAGCGCCATTGTGAGTTACCTCTTGTTGGTCCAATATAATGAAGGTAACTAGGAGAACAATTGCTGCACAAATTGCAGTAATGGGTTTCTTATGCACTTTTATTTTCTCCAGCATTTCAACAACCCCTTGTATAAGAATATACATCTACATTTTCTACTAAAGTGCTAAACTTTTTCTATTCGAGTGCTTAAAATTCCTTCTTTTTTGGCTTGTTAGTTTTTGGTACCGTCAATTTTATAAAAAGAGCCTGGGCCTCTTTGACGTACTCTTGGACCTGCTGATTAATATCGATGACCGGTCCGTTTACCCAGAGTTTTTGTATCTCCGGGGTCAACTTTGCCTTTTGACTTTTTATCCTATCAGGTATTGCAATTACCTGTTTGAAAAATTTTTCTGCTTTTTGTTTATCTCCTCCATTAAGGTAGTATTTGCCTCCCTCCAGATAAAAATAGGCTATACGCTCATATAATTCGCTGTTCCAAGGGGCCAGTCCGATGGCCTCTTCCAGAACCTGTAATCCTTTTTCATAGTCTCCAATATCAAAAATTATATTTGCTTTTATAGTCAATAGTTCCGTATTACCTTTGTCTAGTCTGGTAGCTTCGTTTATATAAGTTAATGCTTTTTGTAACCGTGGTAAGTCAACACCATTTATACCTGCTAAGACATAGTTAACCTGAGCCAAATGAGCAGCATTTATTGCCGAGAGTGGATCTACACTTCTGGCCCTTATTAACTGTTTTTCCGCGCCAACAAAATCTTTTTTATTTACCAATCTAGTTGCCTTATTGTCTAGATTAATCCCGGTCAAAACCAGAACGCTTATTATGGAAACAGCCAGTGCCCCCACACCCAGAAAAACCGTAACCGATTTTGCCAGTGCCATGTTATTAGGCCTTTTAAAACCTAAAAATTCGTAACTCACACCGCGCAAAAATGCGATTAGTGTCCAAAATGTTAAGGCTATAGATCCAAAGGCCATATTAACATCAATAACATTATGAATAAGAAGCGGCAACAAAATGCAGACCAGACTCCAAAATAACAGATAATAGCCTTCCGACAGTTCCTTCACATTTATTGTTCGGTAAGTGGCAGCAGCCAGTCCCGCAAAAAGAATTAAGACTCCTGCCAATCCAACTACGCCGGTTTCTACTATGGTTTGTAAATAATAATTGTGCACATGTCTAGTCAAGTACCAATAACTTTGGTATTTATGATAAATGCTCTCCCACCCGCCTCCACCAACGCCGAGTAATGGATAATCGCTAACTATTTTCAGAGCGTCTTTATAGAAGTATTCTCTCTCAATTAAGTTGCGGCTGCTTGATATGCCCCCTTCAGATGTAAACCTAGCAAAAATTCCTCTGGCATCCAATTGTGTGAAAAGAACCACAGCAATTAAAATAACCCCCATTAGGCCTAAAGCTTGGAGCGCTTTCTTTTTATTTTGAAGTAGTCCTGCATACCTTTCTTTATATTTTTCGAGCAAGTACGGTGCCGAAAAGCCCGCAGTTATCCCTATAAACAGCAATACCACCGAAGTTATTGCACCTAATTGGTTTTCCGCAAAGAATAATATGCTAAAGATTAGGGAAATAACTAAATTGATAGCTACAGTGAACCAGCCCTGGTGACGATACCTCTTTTTTAGACCCAACAACCAGATAATTACAGCCACAGGAAAAATGAGCATCGCGCCTCGGGACTGGGTACCAATAAATGTCATTAAAAGAATTACATTTCCTGCACTGGTTAAGGCCTTTAAAATGGGTTTCTCTGTTTGGATGTTTAAAAAGTATCCCAATATA of the Thermincola ferriacetica genome contains:
- a CDS encoding O-antigen ligase family protein, with product MGYFLNIQTEKPILKALTSAGNVILLMTFIGTQSRGAMLIFPVAVIIWLLGLKKRYRHQGWFTVAINLVISLIFSILFFAENQLGAITSVVLLFIGITAGFSAPYLLEKYKERYAGLLQNKKKALQALGLMGVILIAVVLFTQLDARGIFARFTSEGGISSSRNLIEREYFYKDALKIVSDYPLLGVGGGGWESIYHKYQSYWYLTRHVHNYYLQTIVETGVVGLAGVLILFAGLAAATYRTINVKELSEGYYLLFWSLVCILLPLLIHNVIDVNMAFGSIALTFWTLIAFLRGVSYEFLGFKRPNNMALAKSVTVFLGVGALAVSIISVLVLTGINLDNKATRLVNKKDFVGAEKQLIRARSVDPLSAINAAHLAQVNYVLAGINGVDLPRLQKALTYINEATRLDKGNTELLTIKANIIFDIGDYEKGLQVLEEAIGLAPWNSELYERIAYFYLEGGKYYLNGGDKQKAEKFFKQVIAIPDRIKSQKAKLTPEIQKLWVNGPVIDINQQVQEYVKEAQALFIKLTVPKTNKPKKKEF
- a CDS encoding SurA N-terminal domain-containing protein — its product is MLEKIKVHKKPITAICAAIVLLVTFIILDQQEVTHNGAVAKVNDTYITKADFDKQYNMILNYYQNTARKLSDKEKNGLKQEVLVQLIDKAIILEEAKKQGISVSDQEVDKLLQEKIKKPRFKETLEATKMSVDDYRDKIKYEQIRAKLYQSITKNYSYVDKPIEFTKYLNEKKKKAKIDIYEKFE